The sequence TTCTCTGGATTAAGCTTCCCGAGGGAAAGATATTTGATCATGTAGTTATTGTTCCCCAATTAGCAGAAGAGATGATTATAGGTGCCAAAACCCTTCAATTTTATAAAATAAAGCTTGACTTTGAGCACGACGATATAATCGTAGACAAAAAGGCATTGGAGCTAAAGCTAATTTAAAATGGGACTGATTACAAAGAAACTAAAGGTAATGGGCGATAAGGGAGAAAGGGAGGTAAATTGCCTTTTTGATACAGGTGCATCAGATTCATTTATTAGAAGGGATATTCAGGAGGAAATAGCAACCCCTTCTTTACTCAGAGAGCCAAAGGTTTTTTCCCTAGGAGATGGAAAGGGAAGATTAGAGGTAGATAAGATTGCATTTCTAGATATTCTTCTTCCGGAAGGAAAAATATTTGACCATTTCGCTATTGCTCCCTCCCTTCAAGAGGAGATAATTATAGGGGCAAGAACAATGCAAATATATAGGATAAAGCTTAATTTGGAGCAGGAGGATATCATCGTAGACAAAAAGGCATTGGAGTTAAAGCTAGTATAAAATGGGGCTAATTACAAAGAAGCTTAAGGTAATGGGCGATAAGGGAGAAAGGGAGGTAAATTGCCTTTTTGATAGTGGAGCCTCGGTCTCTTTTATTAGGGAGGATATTCAAAGGGCAATTGCTACACCATTTTCCTTGTTAAAGTTAATGAGTTTTCAACTTGGTGATGGAAGGGGAAGAATAGAGGCAGATAGGGGGGTATTTCTTCGCATTGTTTTGCCTGAAGGGGATATATTTGATGATGTGGTTATTGTTGATTCTCTGGGAGAAGAGATGGTCATAGGTGCGCAAACCCTTCAACGATGGAGAATAAAGCTTGACTTTGAGCATGATGATATCATCGTAGACAAGAAGGCATTGGAGTTAAAGCTAATTTAAAATGGGACTATTGGTTGAGAATTTGAAGGTAGAGGGTGATAAAGGAAAGGCAGAGATTGCCTGCCTCTTTGATACAGGCTCATCTGAAAGCCTGATTAGAGAGGATATAGCAGGGAAGGTGTCAACCATTGTTAATCTTCCTCAACCTTTATATTTTAAAATGGCGGATGGAGAGGGTATTCTTAAGGCAAATAAATGCATACCCCTTTCTATTACCCTTGATGGTTGCACTATCCGTGATGAGGTTATAGTGGTTGACAAATTAACCGATGATATGATAATTGGTGCAGGAACAATGCAGAAATATAGGATAAAGCTTGATTTAGAGAATGAAAGGGTAATTATTGACCCAAAGGTTACGAGGTTGAGGGTTTAAAATGGGACTATTGGTTGAGAATTTGAAGGTAGAGGGTGATAAAGGAAAGGCAGAGATTGCCTGCCTCTTTGATACCGGCTCATCAGAGACCCTGATTAGAGAGGATGTAGCAGAGAGGATTGCAACCATTGTTGAGCTTATCCACCCCATCTATTTTAAAATGGCGGATGGAGAAACTCCACTTGAGGCAAGAAAAGTGGTAAATCTTTTTATTACAGTTAATGGTTGTGAAATCCTTGAGCCAGCAATTGTGGTTGAGAAGCTATCTGATGAAATGATCATTGGAGGAGAGACAATGCAAAGGAGAAAGATTAAGCTTGATTTAGAAAAGGAAAAAATAATAATTGACCCAAGGTCAGCAAGGCTAAGGGTCTAAAAGGAGGTAAAAAAGATGAAGAGAAAGGTTTTGGTTTTGGGGATGGTGGCAAGCATGGGTTTTGCCAACTTCACATTTGAGGGTGCAGGAGCAAGGTCTCTGGGGATGGGAGGTGCATTTACCGCAATCTCGGATGATGCATCATCACTTTTTTATAACCCAGCCGGGCTTCTTAGGGTCATTGAGAGAGAGGAGATGTATATGTATTCTTCTAAGCTAGATGCCCTTACATATCAATATGTTGGCCTTGTTTGGAAAAATACCGGCTTTTCCTATCTAAACCAAGGGGGTGACCTTCAAAAGGCAGAAAATCAATATGGGGATAGGGCAGGGGAGTCTATCTATGCCATTTCCTATGCCAAGAAGATAAATGGCAAAATTGGATGTGGAGGAAGCCTTAAGATTCTTCACTATGCAAACCAAAGGGCTTCTGATTCTGGCTTTGGTCTTGACCTTGGTATGCTTTATAGCCCAGAGATTAAGGAGGATTTAAGCCTTGGCTTTACCTTAAGAAACCTTACCGCAAAGATACAAGGCGAAAAGATTACCCCAACAATTACCGGGGGTGTAGCAATAAGATTAAACCCAGTTCTATTTTGGAAGGGCTTGAGAAACGATGGATTTGGCGAAGCTTATTCTTGTGGATTTAAAAGAAAGTCCTTCTTTGAAGAAGAGTCTTTCCCGCTGCTTATGAGCCTTGATTTGTATAACAAAAAGGACAATAAAGACAAGAAAAAGCTTGGCTGGGCACTTGGCGGCGAATACAAGGCATTTGATATTCTCTTATTCAGGCTTGGTTTAAATAATGGAGATATCGGAGGGGGTATAGGCCTTGCCCATGATAAATGGAGGCTTGATTATGCCTATTCTATAAAAGATTTGATTGAAAGGGTTGATAATCACTATCTTTCATTATCAATGAGCTTTTAAAAAGATGAAAAAATTTATTTCTCTTTTGTTGGTAATACCCCTTTTGGGAAGTGCAAAGATTTCCCAAAAGGAGCTTGGGGAGGGGGAATATGAGATTGTTATAATTAAAAAGGGTGATACCCTTTGGGACCTGGCAGGAAAGTATATAGGGAAGTGTTGGCAATGGCCAAAGTTTGAAGAATATAACAAATTTACCGACCCCCATTGGATATACCCAGGGGAGAAGCTTGCCATTGGCATAAAGGATGGAAAGGTTTTTATAAAGAAGGCAGAAGACTTTGAAAAAGAGCTTAAAGAAGAACTGGAAAGAAAGAATTTAGAGATTGCAAGGCTAAAGGAAGAGATGGAGAGGTTGAAAGAGGCTCAGCTTATAAAACTTGAAGATGAAGAGGCAAGAAGAAGAGAGGAAGAGGAAAGAAAAAGGCTTGAGGCTTCATTTGGTGATTTAAAACAAGAAACAGATTTCTTGCGAGGAAGGATAGATGAGTTGGCAAGAAAGCTTTCCAAAACAGAAGATAAATTAAGCACAAGAGAGGATATGCTAGCTCGTGAAAAACAGGAAAAAGAAAGAATCCAAAAGGAATTAAGAGAAACCCAAGAGGAGAAAGATATAATAAAAAAGGAGGAAAAAACTCAAAGAAGATACAAAGAAATCCTTGCCATTTCTGCCTTTGTCGGCATTATCATTGTTAATTCGTTAAAGTAATTATTGCTTTGAAAGAATCCCTGTCTTAAGGCATTCAATCCTTATTTTGGGAGCAATTTCTAAAATTATGCTTTTTTCCTTTACCTGATGTATTGTTCCACAAATCCCGCCAATTGTTATAATACTATCACCTTTCTTTAAGCTTGCAATCATCTTTTTATGCTCCCTCTCCTTTTTTTGCTGTGGCATAATTATTAGGAGATAGAATAAGGCAATAATAAGAATAAATGGAAAAATGGAAAATAAAATGCCTAGTGCCTGTTGATTCATTTTCCTATATTTTTTAACCTCTCGCTTTCGGCCTCAAGAAAATCTATCTTCTTTTTGAAGAGGTAGTCTGCAAATGGAATGCTTGGATTTTTTCTTCCCTCCTCTTTACTTATCTCTGTTTTTATGAGGTCAATTTCCTCCTTATCCTTTATCTGGGAAAGGAGATTGATATTTTCACCTACGCCGAGGATAAGGATTCTATTTAAAATCTCAACAATCTGGATATATTTTCCCGGTGCAATTGCTTTTGTGCCAATTACTTGAATAAGCTCTCCTTCAGAAATCCTCCTTTTTCTTTTGAAAAGGAAAACAACAAGAAAGGCAATACCTCCCACAAATACAAGATATAAAGCAATTTTTATCACAATCCAAAATATGTTAATGTCAGATGGGGATGAGAAGGTAAGTGTTGGTGTAGCTGCAAAAAGGGGATTTTTCACTGGAGGAATGATAGCCTTTCCTTTGGGGTTATAATGTTTGTTATTCTTACCCCAAAATTCTCATCAATAACAACAACCGAAGCCTTTGCAATAAGCCTTCCATTAACCAATACATCAACCGGCTCGCCTGTCATTTTATCAAGCTCCATTATATACCCTTCTCCCATCTTTAAAAGCTCAGAAAGATTTTTGTTTGTTTTTCCAAGCTCTACGCTTATTTCAACCGGAACATCCATTAAAAGCTGGATATTGGATGGCATTTCGGGGATGGTTGGTCTAGCTTCGGCAAATTGGACAGGACCTGTAGGGATTACAGGCGGTGTTTCCTTTTCTTCCATCCCTTCAACAATAGGTCTTGCTATCTCATTTGGGATAAGTTGAATAAGGTCTCCTGCAAATAGATCACCAACCGTAAGGGTATAATCTATTTTTACCAGCTGGTTTTCTTTTAGTATATCAAGCTCTGTCTTTTGTTTTTCAAAGTCAATAACCCTTATCTTTGGAGGATGGGTAGATAAGATTTGTCTTCCTAGCCTGGTTGATAAAGAGGCATTTGCTGCCTCAATCATCTTTCCTATTGCATCAGCAAGTGCACCAAGATATACCTCGGTTAGATCCTTAGGTGGTGCTGTCCCATCGCCACCTGTGGCAAGGTCTGCCATTGTTGCACCATGGTCCTTTAATAAGATCATATAGGTCATTCCCTTTAATCCATCTGTATGTTCTGTTTCAACTACAATAGCATTTTTTGGAAGCTCGCTTTCTAGTTCATTGGGTGTTATGGTTTTTACCTCAGGGTCTTCTATTTTTACCTGTTTATTTAGAACCTTAGAGAGAACCTCTGTGGCAGAAAGCATTGTTGACCTGTAGATGTCTTCAAGCCTTTTTTCTTCAACCGGAGAGATAACCCCCTCCTTTCCCTTCATTTCCCCAAGAAGGGCATCTAATTCTTCTTTTGTAATTGCTGTTTCTTCTGCCATTTGTTAAATTATAAATAACCTATGGCATTTTGTAAAGAAAATTTAACAATTTCATTTTCTTGACATTTACCCTGTTTTTAATTAGCATTTTTTTATGATTTCTGTTCTTGAAGCACAAAAGATAATCTTAGAGAGCGTAGATGTCCTAGGAGAAGAAGATATAGAGATTAGCTCGTTATTGAATAGGGTGTTATCACAAGACATCATCTCTACAATAGACATTCCGACCTCTAATCTCTCGGCAATGGATGGCTATGCTGTAGCTTCATCTGATACAAAAGGTGCATCAGAAAAGAATCCTGTTAGCTTAGAGGTTATTGAAGAAATTCCAGGGGAAGCAATTCCAAAAAAGGTGATAAAGAATGGCTTTGCATCCAGAATAATGACGGGTGCTATGCTTCCAGAGGGAGCAGATTCTGTTGTTATGATTGAGGATACAGAGACAATGAGACAATCTGTTATGATAAAAAAAGAGACAAAGCCATATGAAAATGTTATCCAAAGGGGAGAGAACATAAAAAATGGTGAGCTTGTTTTGGAAAGGCAAAGGGTAATAGACCCTTCCTCAATTGGAATATTGGCATCATTAGGGATAACAAGCGTTAAAACAATAAAACAGCCAAAGATCGCTGTATTAGCCACGGGGAATGAGATAGTAGATATTAGGGGTGAATTATTGCCCGGAAAAATAAGGAATACAAATACCTGGACATTATCTGCTCAGATCAGAGAATCCTGGGCAATCCCAATAGACTTAGGGATAGGAAGGGACAACAAAGAAGATATATCTTCAAGGATTGAAAGGGGGCTAAAAGAGGCTGATATGCTCATAACCTCAGGCGGTGTCTCTATTGGCGACTATGACATTACAAGGGATGTTTTGGAGGATATGGGGCTTATGGTTAAGTTTCACAAGGTTGCAATGAGGCCAGGAAAGCCTACCCTGTTTGGAATAATTAAAGGAAAGCCATTCTTTGGCCTTCCAGGATACCCGGTTTCATCGATGGTTTGCTTTGAAATTCTTGCAAGACCAGCAATCCTTAAGATGGGAGGAAGAAAAAATTTAGAAAGGCCAATAATTAAGGCAATATTGGGAGAGGAGATAAGAAAAAAAACAGATAGAAGGCATTATTTAAGGGTATCCCTCAAAAAGAAAAACGGCCTATTTGAGGCAAGGCTTTCAGGAAATCAAGGTTCATCTGTCTTAAGCTCAATGGTAAAGGCAGATGGCCTTCTTATTGCAGAAAAAGATGTAGAATTTATCCCTTGTGGAAGTGAGGTTTCGGTTTATCTTTTAAGAAATGTTTGAGCCACTTATCTGGGATAATGGTATGTTAAAAATTCTTGACCAGACAAGGCTTCCCGATGAGGTCTTCTGGATTTGTTGTAAAACTTACGAGGATGTTGCCTCCTGCATAAAAGAGATGAAGATAAGGGGAGCACCTGCGATTGGAATTGCGGGAGGATATGGAGTGGCAATGGCAGATGATAAAGAAAAGGCAATTGAGGTTTTAAAGAATACAAGGCCAACCGGAAGGGACCTTTTTTACACTTTAGAAAGAATGAAAAATAGCGATTGCAATCCTTTAGACCTGGCAAAGCAAATCCACCAAGAATTAAAGGAAAGAAACAGAAAAATTGGCGAATATGGCCTTTCGCTTTTATATGATGGAATCTCCATCCTTACCCATTGCAATGCAGGCTCTCTTGCTTGCTGTGGCATAGGAACAGCCCTTGCTCCAATATACCTTGCCCATAGCAAGGGTATGGATATAAAGGTATTTGTAACCGAAACAAGGCCAAGGTGCCAGGGGGCAAGGCTTACAATGTATGAGCTTTCCCAAGCTAAAATTCCTGCCACCTTGATTGCCGATACAATGGTAGGCTATGTGATGAAGAATAGATTGGTTGATCTTGTCTTAGTGGGTGCGGATAGAATAGCAAGAAATGGCGATATTGCAAATAAAATAGGGACATACCAAATAGCCATTTTGGCAGATTACCACAAGATTCCCTTCTATTGCCTTGCCCCAACCTCAACGATTGATTTAAATATTGAAGATGGTAGCCAAATTATAATTGAAGAAAGGGATAAAAATGAGCTTGGCTATAATTTTGATTGCCTAAACCCAGCCTTTGACATTACCCCAAATCTACTTATTGCAGGAATAATTACAGAGAAGGGGATATATTCAAGAAATCCTAATTTCTAAATCCCAAATATTCCTTTACCAGCCCAAATGCATCCTCTTTATTCTTTATCTTCCCCTCAATCCAGGCCTCTTCAATCAATAAAAGGAGCTTTCCAATTAAAGGAGATTCCTCCAAATCAAATTTTTCCATTATTTCCTTGCCATTTACCATCTTTGGCGGTTTTATTCCCTCTTCTTTGCTAAAGATAAAATCCAATATTTTCTTTATTCCCATCTCATGGTTTCTTATGTCCTCCTCTGTGGTTGCTTCTCCCACCGCAGAATACCGG is a genomic window of bacterium containing:
- the glp gene encoding gephyrin-like molybdotransferase Glp, translating into MISVLEAQKIILESVDVLGEEDIEISSLLNRVLSQDIISTIDIPTSNLSAMDGYAVASSDTKGASEKNPVSLEVIEEIPGEAIPKKVIKNGFASRIMTGAMLPEGADSVVMIEDTETMRQSVMIKKETKPYENVIQRGENIKNGELVLERQRVIDPSSIGILASLGITSVKTIKQPKIAVLATGNEIVDIRGELLPGKIRNTNTWTLSAQIRESWAIPIDLGIGRDNKEDISSRIERGLKEADMLITSGGVSIGDYDITRDVLEDMGLMVKFHKVAMRPGKPTLFGIIKGKPFFGLPGYPVSSMVCFEILARPAILKMGGRKNLERPIIKAILGEEIRKKTDRRHYLRVSLKKKNGLFEARLSGNQGSSVLSSMVKADGLLIAEKDVEFIPCGSEVSVYLLRNV
- a CDS encoding flagellar biosynthetic protein FliO — translated: MKNPLFAATPTLTFSSPSDINIFWIVIKIALYLVFVGGIAFLVVFLFKRKRRISEGELIQVIGTKAIAPGKYIQIVEILNRILILGVGENINLLSQIKDKEEIDLIKTEISKEEGRKNPSIPFADYLFKKKIDFLEAESERLKNIGK
- the fliN gene encoding flagellar motor switch protein FliN, with the protein product MAEETAITKEELDALLGEMKGKEGVISPVEEKRLEDIYRSTMLSATEVLSKVLNKQVKIEDPEVKTITPNELESELPKNAIVVETEHTDGLKGMTYMILLKDHGATMADLATGGDGTAPPKDLTEVYLGALADAIGKMIEAANASLSTRLGRQILSTHPPKIRVIDFEKQKTELDILKENQLVKIDYTLTVGDLFAGDLIQLIPNEIARPIVEGMEEKETPPVIPTGPVQFAEARPTIPEMPSNIQLLMDVPVEISVELGKTNKNLSELLKMGEGYIMELDKMTGEPVDVLVNGRLIAKASVVVIDENFGVRITNIITPKERLSFLQ
- the yajC gene encoding preprotein translocase subunit YajC — translated: MNQQALGILFSIFPFILIIALFYLLIIMPQQKKEREHKKMIASLKKGDSIITIGGICGTIHQVKEKSIILEIAPKIRIECLKTGILSKQ
- a CDS encoding retropepsin-like aspartic protease, producing the protein MGLITKKLKVMGDKGEREVNCLFDSGASVSFIREDIQRAIATPFSLLKLMSFQLGDGRGRIEADRGVFLRIVLPEGDIFDDVVIVDSLGEEMVIGAQTLQRWRIKLDFEHDDIIVDKKALELKLI
- a CDS encoding LysM peptidoglycan-binding domain-containing protein — protein: MKKFISLLLVIPLLGSAKISQKELGEGEYEIVIIKKGDTLWDLAGKYIGKCWQWPKFEEYNKFTDPHWIYPGEKLAIGIKDGKVFIKKAEDFEKELKEELERKNLEIARLKEEMERLKEAQLIKLEDEEARRREEEERKRLEASFGDLKQETDFLRGRIDELARKLSKTEDKLSTREDMLAREKQEKERIQKELRETQEEKDIIKKEEKTQRRYKEILAISAFVGIIIVNSLK
- a CDS encoding retropepsin-like aspartic protease — its product is MGLLVENLKVEGDKGKAEIACLFDTGSSETLIREDVAERIATIVELIHPIYFKMADGETPLEARKVVNLFITVNGCEILEPAIVVEKLSDEMIIGGETMQRRKIKLDLEKEKIIIDPRSARLRV
- the mtnA gene encoding S-methyl-5-thioribose-1-phosphate isomerase; translated protein: MFEPLIWDNGMLKILDQTRLPDEVFWICCKTYEDVASCIKEMKIRGAPAIGIAGGYGVAMADDKEKAIEVLKNTRPTGRDLFYTLERMKNSDCNPLDLAKQIHQELKERNRKIGEYGLSLLYDGISILTHCNAGSLACCGIGTALAPIYLAHSKGMDIKVFVTETRPRCQGARLTMYELSQAKIPATLIADTMVGYVMKNRLVDLVLVGADRIARNGDIANKIGTYQIAILADYHKIPFYCLAPTSTIDLNIEDGSQIIIEERDKNELGYNFDCLNPAFDITPNLLIAGIITEKGIYSRNPNF
- a CDS encoding retropepsin-like aspartic protease, coding for MGLLVENLKVEGDKGKAEIACLFDTGSSESLIREDIAGKVSTIVNLPQPLYFKMADGEGILKANKCIPLSITLDGCTIRDEVIVVDKLTDDMIIGAGTMQKYRIKLDLENERVIIDPKVTRLRV